A single genomic interval of Mustela nigripes isolate SB6536 chromosome 7, MUSNIG.SB6536, whole genome shotgun sequence harbors:
- the ADNP gene encoding activity-dependent neuroprotector homeobox protein — MFQLPVNNLGSLRKARKTVKKILSDIGLEYCKEHIEDFKQFEPNDFYLKNTTWEDVGLWDPSLTKNQDYRTKPFCCSACPFSSKFFSAYKSHFRNVHSEDFENRILLNCPYCTFNADKKTLETHIKIFHAPNASAPSSSLSTFKDKSKNDGLKPKQADSVEQAVYYCKKCTYRDPLYEIVRKHIYREHFQHVAAPYIAKAGEKSLNGAVPLGSNAREESSIHCKRCLFMPKSYEALVQHVIEDHERIGYQVTAMIGHTNVVVPRSKPLMLIAPKPQEKKGMGLQSRIGSLASGNVRSLPSQQMVNRLSIPKPNLNSTGVNMMSNVHLQQNNYGVKSVGQGYGVGQSMRLGLGGNAPVSIPQQSQSVKQLLPSGNGRSYGLGSEQRSQAPARYSLQSANASSLSSGQLKSPSLSQSQASRVLGQSSSKPTAAATGPPPANTSSTQKWKICTICNELFPENVYSVHFEKEHKAEKVPAVANYIMKIHNFTSKCLYCNRYLPTDTLLNHMLIHGLSCPYCRSTFNDVEKMAAHMRMVHIDEEMGPKTDSTLSFDLTLQQGSHTNIHLLVTTYNLRDAPAESVAYHAQNNPPVPPKPQPKVQEKADIPVKSSPQAAVPYKKDVGKTLCPLCFSILKGPISDALAHHLRERHQVIQTVHPVEKKLTYKCIHCLGVYTSNMTASTITLHLVHCRGVGKTQNGQDKTNAPSRLNQSPGLAPVKRTYEQVEFPLLKKRKLDDDSDSPSFFEEKPEEPVVLALDPKGHEDDSYEARKSFLTKYFNKQPYPTRREIEKLAASLWLWKSDIASHFSNKRKKCVRDCEKYKPGVLLGFNMKELNKVKHEMDFDAEWLFENHDEKDSRVNASKTADKKLSLGKEEDSSSDSFENLEEESNGSGSPFDPVFEVEPKIPNNTPEEHIPKVISEDALESEEKLDQKEEDGSKYETIHLTEEPTKLLRDASDSDVDHDDAVEWKDGASPSESGPGSQQVSDFEDNTSEMKAGTWSDESSQSEDARSSKPAAKKKATVQGDREQLKWKNSSYGKVEGFWSKDQSQWKNASENDERLSNPQIEWQNSTIDSEDGEQFDNMTDGVAEPMHGGLTGVKLSSQQA; from the exons ATGTTCCAACTTCCTGTCAACAATCTTGGCAGTTTAAGAAAAGCCCGgaaaactgtgaaaaaaatacTTAGTGACATTGGGTTGGAATACTGTAAAGAACACATAGAA GATTTTAAACAGTTTGAACCTAAtgacttttatttgaaaaacactaCATGGGAGGACGTAGGACTGTGGGACCCTTCGCTTACGAAAAATCAG gACTACCGGACGAAACCTTTTTGCTGCAGTGCTtgtccattttcttcaaaattcttcTCTGCCTACAAAAGTCATTTCCGGAATGTCCATAGTGAAGACTTTGAAAATAGGATTCTCCTTAATTGCCCCTACTGTACCTTCAATGCAGACAAAAAGACTTTGGaaacacacattaaaatatttcatgctcCAAACGCCAGCGCACCGAGTAGCAGCCTCAGCacttttaaagataaaagcaaaaatgatggCCTTAAACCTAAGCAGGCTGACAGTGTAGAACAAGCTGTTTATTACTGTAAGAAGTGCACTTACCGAGATCCTCTTTATGAAATCGTTAGGAAGCACATTTACAGGGAACATTTTCAGCACGTGGCGGCGCCTTACATAGCAAAGGCAGGTGAGAAGTCACTCAACGGTGCAGTCCCTCTAGGTTCAAATGCCCGGGAAGAGAGCAGTATTCACTGCAAGAGATGCCTTTTCATGCCAAAGTCCTACGAAGCTTTGGTACAACACGTCATCGAAGACCATGAACGCATAGGCTATCAGGTCACTGCCATGATTGGGCACACAAATGTGGTGGTTCCCCGATCTAAACCCTTGATGCTAATTGCTCCCAAACCTCAAGAGAAGAAGGGCATGGGACTCCAATCAAGAATTGGTTCCCTTGCTTCTGGAAATGTCCGGTCTTTGCCATCGCAGCAGATGGTAAATCGACTCTCAATACCAAAGCCTAACTTAAATTCGACAGGAGTCAACATGATGTCCAATGTTCACCTACAGCAGAATAACTACGGAGTCAAATCTGTAGGCCAGGGCTATGGCGTTGGTCAGTCCATGAGACTGGGTCTAGGTGGCAACGCACCAGTCTCCATCCCTCAGCAGTCTCAGTCTGTGAAGCAGCTACTTCCGAGTGGCAATGGAAGATCTTACGGGCTTGGGtcagagcagagatcccaggcACCAGCAAGATACTCCCTGCAGTCTGCTAATGCCTCTTCTCTCTCGTCAGGCCAGTTaaagtctccctccctctcccagtcaCAGGCATCCAGAGTATTAGGTCAGTCCAGTTCCAAACCCACTGCAGCTGCCACGGGCCCTCCCCCAGCCAATACTTCCTCAACTCAAAAGTGGAAAATATGTACAATCTGTAATGAGCTTTTTCCTGAAAATGTTTATAGTGTGCACTTCGAAAAAGAACATAAAGCTGAGAAAGTCCCAGCAGTAGCCAACTACATTATGAAAATACACAATTTCACTAGCAAATGCCTCTACTGTAATCGCTATTTGCCCACAGATACCCTGCTCAACCACATGTTAATTCATGGTCTGTCTTGCCCGTATTGCCGGTCAACGTTCAATGACGTGGAAAAGATGGCGGCGCACATGCGGATGGTTCACATTGATGAAGAGATGGGACCTAAAACAGATTCTACTTTGAGCTTTGATTTGACATTGCAGCAGGGTAGTCACACTAATATCCACCTCCTTGTAACCACATACAACCTGAGGGATGCCCCAGCTGAATCTGTTGCTTACCATGCCCAGAATAACCCTCCGGTCCCTCCAAAGCCACAGCCAAAAGTTCAGGAAAAGGCAGATATCCCTGTTAAAAGTTCACCTCAGGCTGCAGTACCCTATAAAAAAGATGTTGGGAAAACCCTTTGCCCGCTTTGCTTTTCAATCCTAAAAGGACCCATATCTGATGCACTTGCCCATCACCTACGAGAGAGGCACCAAGTTATTCAAACGGTTCATCCCGTGGAAAAAAAGCTCACCTACAAATGCATCCATTGCCTTGGTGTGTACACCAGCAACATGACCGCCTCAACTATCACTTTGCATCTAGTTCACTGCAGGGGTGTTGGAAAGACCCAGAATGGCCAGGATAAGACAAATGCACCCTCTCGGCTTAATCAGTCACCGGGCCTGGCACCTGTCAAGCGCACTTACGAGCAAGTGGAATTTCCCTTGCTGAAAAAGCGAAAGTTAGACGATGATAGTGATTCGCCCAGCTTCTTTGAAGAGAAGCCTGAGGAGCCTGTTGTTTTAGCTTTAGACCCCAAGGGTCATGAAGATGATTCCTATGAAGCCAGGAAAAGCTTCCTAACAAAGTATTTCAATAAACAGCCCTATCCCACCAGGAGAGAAATTGAGAAGCTGGCTGCCAGTTTGTGGTTGTGGAAGAGTGACATTGCTTCCCATTTTAGTAACAAGAGGAAGAAGTGTGTCCGAGACTGTGAAAAATACAAGCCTGGTGTGTTACTGGGCTTCAACATGAAAGAACTCAACAAAGTGAAGCACGAGATGGATTTTGATGCTGAGTGGCTGTTTGAGAATCATGACGAGAAGGATTCCCGAGTCAATGCTAGTAAAACTGCTGACAAAAAGCTCAGCCTTGGGAAGGAAGAGGACAGCTCCTCAGACAGTTTTGAAAATTTGGAGGAAGAATCCAATGGAAGTGGTAGCCCTTTTGACCCTGTGTTTGAAGTCGAGCCTAAAATCCCCAACAATACCCCGGAGGAGCACATACCGAAGGTCATTTCTGAGGATGCTTTAGAATCTGAGGAGAAGCTAGACCAAAAAGAGGAGGATGGTTCAAAATACGAAACTATTCATTTGACTGAGGAACCGACCAAGCTGCTGCGCGATGCCTCTGACAGTGACGTTGACCACGATGACGCCGTTGAGTGGAAGGATGGTGCTTCTCCGTCTGAGAGTGGCCCCGGTTCCCAACAGGTGTCGGACTTTGAGGACAACACAAGTGAAATGAAAGCGGGAACCTGGTCTGATGAGTCTTCCCAGAGTGAAGACGCAAGAAGCAGTAAGCCAGCTGCCAAAAAAAAGGCTACCGTGCAAGGCGACAGAGAGCAGTTGAAATGGAAGAATAGTTCCTATGGAAAAGTTGAAGGGTTTTGGTCCAAGGACCAGTCACAGTGGAAGAACGCATCTGAAAATGACGAGCGCTTATCTAACCCACAGATTGAGTGGCAGAATAGCACAATTGACAGTGAGGACGGGGAGCAGTTTGACAACATGACTGACGGCGTTGCCGAGCCCATGCACGGCGGCCTGACCGGCGTGAAACTGAGCAGCCAGCAGGCCTGA